AACGGCAGACTTCTAACGGGGGATATGGGCACGATTGATGAACATGGCTATATTAATATTGTCGACCGGAAGAAAGACGTCATTATTAGCGGCGGAGAAAATATATCGTCGATTGAGGTAGAAGGTGTTCTTTATGAACATCCGGCTATTTTAGAAGCTGCCGTCATCGCCGTCCCGCACGAGAAGTGGGGAGAAACACCCCACGCCTATGTCGTATTGCAGGCAAACATGGCAGCCACTGAACAGGAAATCATCGACTTTTCTAGAGAAAGAATGGCGCATTTTAAAGCAGTTACAGGAATTACGTTTGTTGAAGAACTTCCGAAAACAGCATCAGGAAAAATTCAAAAAGTTCAACTTCGCGACAGTTATTGGGAATCGAAAGGCAAGACAGGCCGTTTGGTGAATTAGGTACCTGTGCAACACACTATTCAGATAATACACTACAATTGCATAAAGTAAAAGTAGGGGTATCGACAATATACACTTTGTCGATACCCTTTTTGATTTTTTATCCATAGTCGTGAATTGTCATAATTGCACCGTGCACAGGTACCTAGTTAAGAGTGCCTAGCAAACTAGGTTAGTCAATTATGCCTAGTGTGGATTTTACTGCTCCAGGCGAAAGTACCAACAAACTCCATTTCTGTTATACTAAGCTTTTAGAACATTAATTACTGAAAAGATTATTATTAACTATTAACATACATGTAGAAGTCAGGAAGGGGATGTTAGTATGAAGGAACCTTATTTCATAACAGCGTCTAAGAAAATGTGCCAGGAGGCCGGCATGGATCCGAATGAGGTTTCAAGACCGAAGAAGTTTTTAAGTGCAGAAGCGTTTGAAGATAGAAGAAAATCCTATAATGAAATATTATCCGTTGTGAGTTTTTTCTCGAATAAACTACTAGACTCTCTAAAAGGGACGCCAATACTCGTGGTTGTTTCAGATGCAGAAGGTTATCTTTTGGATATTGACGGGGATGCATCAATCAAATCTATGATCGAGCAATTTGGCATTAAAAATGGCAGTCTTTTCACTCATGAAGATACGGGAACGAATGTGATCAGTCTCGCATTGCAACAGAAGCATCCAATCAGTATTATTGGCGACCAACATTATCATTCGTTTCTTCATGGAATTGCGTGCTATGGAACGACGTTTTATATTACTGATGAAAATAAAATGCTCGGCAGCGTATGCATCATGATGCCAATCCAGTTTCAGAATCCGCTTTTCTTAACGATGTTAAGCCAGTCGATTGATTCGATTGAAAGAGAGTTATTGCTGAGGAAACAAAACAGGAAATTAGATGTTCTTAATCAAATCATGTTAAGCAGAACCCGAAATGGAATTGTCATTACAGATGAGTTTGGAATCACAACCGAGTTTAATGAACTTGCTCAAAAGATCTCGAATACTACCCGTGATTCAGTCATCGGGAGAAATATTCGCACATCCCCTTTAACTGGTGATTATTTCAAAGAGGTACTGGAACAAGGAAAAATCTTTAATAATGAAGAACTTAAATTCGAAGATGAATCTGGAAATCTTGTCGTCTGTCTGTTCGATGCACAACCCATTTATGAAGGGAACAAAATGATTGGTGCCTTCGGTCAGTTCAGAGATATTTCAGAACGGTATTTATTACAAGAGCAGTATAACTACTTAGCCTATCACGACGAATTAACGAAATTGCCTAACCGACGATATATAAAAAAGGAAATAGAAACAATCATCCAGGAACTTCATTCTGGCGAGTCTCGGACGTTAGCTCTTTTATACATAGATTTGGATCGTTTTAAAATCATTAATGATAATTTCAATCATTCTTACGGAGACTATCTTCTTACAGAGGTGAGTAAGCGTTTATCGACTTGTCTTGGTGAAAAGGATATTCTTGCACGAATGGGTGGTGATGAGTTCATTTTCTTGCTCAAGGATTTTGAAGGTGCTGATTATGTTGAAATGAAAGCAGAAGCGATACTCAATCTGTTTGATCAACCTTTTCTAATAAAAAACAAAGAAATTCACACAACAGCAAGTATCGGAGTTGCGGTATATCCCGATTACCCAATTTCATATGAAAAGCTAATGGTTTACGCTGACAATGCGATGTATCAAGCGAAATTACAAGGTAAAAATCGATATGTCGTTCACACTTCCGAATTATTAATTGACATGAGAGATGAATATAGTCTTGAGATAGATTTAGGTAGAGCACTTGAGAATAACGAGTTTGTCCTTCATTATCAACCGCAAGTTCATAATCTAACCGGCGAATTGGTTGGATTTGAAGCGCTAATTCGCTGGGAACATCCAGTGCATGGGCTTTTACTTCCTGGAAAGTTTATCAAACTAGCGGAAGAAAACGGTTCAATCACACAAATTGGCGAGTGGGTCATTAATGAAGCATGTTCACAAAACAAAAAGTGGCAGGAGGCTGGTATGCCGCCACTGAAAATGTCCGTGAATCTATCTACACAGCAATTTCTCACGACAAACCTCATTACTTTCATGGAGGAAGTTTTGGAACGTACTAATCTAGATCCAGAGTGTTTCGTCGTAGAAATTACGGAATACATGGCTATGGAATACGATTATTCCATTCGCGTATTGAAAAAGTTGAAAGCACTTGGAATCGGAATCAGTATTGATGATTTTGGGACAGGGTACAGTTCACTTAATTACCTTAAAAACTTTCCGATCGATTCTATTAAGATTGACAAATCCTTCATCGATGAATTAATGAATGATCAGAATGGTGCTTTTATCGTGAAAGCAATCATTACATTGGCGCACAACCTTCACAAGGAAGTGATTGCAGAAGGCGTGGAAACAATAGAGCAGCTAAATTTCTTGAAAGAACATAAATGTGATATTAGCCAGGGATTTTATTTCAGCGAAGCATGCTCGGCTGATGAAATAGAGAAAAGATACTTGGGATAACAAAAATCGTAGAAAGGAGCAAGACAATATGAAAACAGCATCATCCATATTGGTAGAAAACTTTAAACATTGGGGAGTTCACCATATATTCGGGATTCCCGGTAAGGCAATCTCGCCAATTTTATTTGAGCTATTGAACCAGGATTTAGAATTTGTATTAAGCAAACACGAGGCAGCTGCAGGTTTTGAAGCGACAGGTTATGCCTTGATGAATGAAAGAATCGGTGTCGCAGTGGGTACGTCCGGGCCGGGGGGAACAAATCTGATTACAGCAGCAGGCCAAGCGAAAGCTTCCAATATACCGTTATTAATCATAACAGGACATCCCTCGATGAAAGATACAGGAAAACCACTGGGGCAGGATTCCAGCATATTTGGTACTGATCTAGTCGCCATGTTCAAATCCGTCACCAAATTCAGTGCAGGGGTAGAGCGAGGCGATATGTTGCAGCCGTTCTTGCAACATGCATTGGAGATCGCAGTGACAGGTGTGAAAGGACCCGTGCATCTATCTATTCCTTTTGATGTTTTATTGGAGGAAATTGAATCATTTCAAATCGATTTACCCGTGTCCCATGAAATGATTTCACCGAAAACAGCTGAAGTCATTGAAAAGCTGAACGTAGCGAATCGTCCGCTTTTGTTTCTTGGAAAAGGGGTTCATTCTAGCAAGGCTTACGAAGAAGTACAGCATCTTGCTGAGTATTGGAACATTCCTGTCATCACAACGCCGGGAGGAAAAGGAACATTTCCATCCAATCATAAACTTTCTTTAGGAGCATTTGGATTGGGCGGAACTCCCGAGGCGACAGCATACTTTGAGGAGCAGGTCGACTTATTACTCGTCATCGGATCGAGATTAAGTGACATGTCGACGGCTGGATTATCGGTGGATATGCATCCCGACCATGTCATCCACTTTGACTATGATCCAACCTATATTGGAAAAGCGATTCAAGTACCAACGACGCCTGTACTTGGCGATATTAAGTCCAACTTGACAGAGATGTTAAAAGATATTCCAGAAACGGATAGCGAATCTTTTTTATCACAACCCGAGAAAAAACTTCTTCAGATAAATCAACCGGGTGAACCGATGTCTGCAGTCCAAGTATTACGGGCGATGCGTAACGCACTTCCGGATGACGCGATTATTTTCGGGGACGATGGAAGCCACTCGTTCTACGGTATAAAATATTTTGACATTCACAAGCCTGGGACTTTTTACTTTGATGATATCTTCGGTGCGATGGGTAACGGAATTGGCTATTCCATCGGTGCACAATTAGCAGCTCCAGAGAAAACGATTGTCTGCTTAGTCGGAGACGGCTGTATGTTCATGCATGGAACGGAAATTTCAACAGCATATAACTACGACTCGCCTGTCTTGTTCATCGTTTTGAATAATGGACGATTAGACATGGTGGAAAAAGGGATGCAAAAAATGATCGGTACATCAATCGGCGGCATTTATGAAACGCCACTCGATGCGGCCAAATTTGCGGAATCTATGGGACTAGAAGCATATACATGTTATAATCCTAATGACCTGGTTGATTCGATTGAAGAAGCATTACATAAAATTGAAGAAACCAACAAGCCAATTTTAATTGAAGCAATCGTTGATGAACATGAAATTCCACCAACGATGGGGAGGCAATAGGATGGAAAAGAACGAAAGATACGCAGCAGGATTAAAAGTAATGGAAGAATTATTTTCCGAGGAAGTACGAGGCGGCATGGGGCAAATGAAAGAAGTTTCCCCTGACCTTTGGGAATTGATCGTCTCCTTTGGTTTTGGAGACTTGTATGCTAGAAATACGCTTTCCCTCTCTCAACGGGAAATCATCACGCTCACCACACTCATCACGCAAGGCGCTTTCGAACAGCTCAAAGTTCACTTGCAAGCAGCTCTGAACGTAGGGCTCTCAAAAGAAGAAATCACCGAAATCATCATCCATTGTGCTGGATATGTAGGGTTTCCAAAAGCTGTTCAAGCAATGGGAATCGCCGATGAGATTTTCAAGGAGAACGAGAAGGCGTCTGAGAACTAGGTACCTGTGCAACACACAATTCAGGTAATACACTACAATTGCATAAAATAAAAAGGGGGTATCGACAATATGCACTTTGTCGATACCCCTTTTGGTTTTTTATCCAAATTCGTGAATTGTCATAATTGCACCTTGCACAGGTACCTCTCACCGGTACCTCTCACTATCCACCCAAGACAAACACACAACCCCTTATTTTCACATAAAGTAGGAATAGGAGAGGGGGATTTATATTTTGAAAAAAGAACAAGCTTCATTATCTAAGAAAAAGAATGCGAGAGAAAAATGGCAACCATTTGAAGTGTTTGGAATACTCCTAGTTGCTGGGTCATTACTGGTCCTAATTTTCGACCCTAATTCATTGGCAAACTTCTTTAATGTAGTTATCGCAGAAGTAAAACCAATCGTCGTGGATGTCTTTTTAACGAGTGAAGTTGGAATTGCTATCATTATTAGTGTGATTTTTGGTCGTATTTTGGAACGATTAGGATTCACAGACGGGTTAATTCGAATTTTTGTCCCCGTAATGAAATGGCTGAACATTAATCCTTCTGTTATCGTACCGAGTGCATATAATATTCTCGGTGATATTAATGCCGCCGGGAAAATAGCGGGTCCCATTTTGGTGAAAGCGAAAGCGACCAAAGCCGAACAAAAAATAGCGGTCGCCACGATGATTCAATCGCCGCAATCTTTCGCAACGCTCGTGTTAGGTCTCATTGCATTAGCGGTTTTCAATATCAATGCATTTCCACTTATATTCTTCGCAATATTTCTGCCGATTATCGTTGTTCCTTACCTATTATCTATTACAATATACCGAGATACAAAGCGTGTTGCATTAGAAGAGTTGCCTCGTTTTACACCAAAAACAAACTTCCTGCAAACAATATTCTCTTCATCAAAAGAAGGTGCCGAGTTACTCTTCTTAATTATCATCCCGGCAGTAGCGGCGGTGTTTTTCTTCATCGGTGCTTTGAAATTCTTTGGGGCTTGGGATGCAATTCAATCCGGCTTAACAACGGTATTAACCTTAATGAGCATTGAACCATCCACTGGAATTGTGTCAATACTTGCCGCCCCTACACTTGCGGTCGCGCAATTATCCGAACTGGCGAGTACCGTGGATCCAGCCCTAATTGTAGGTTCATTCGTGTTAGCGAATTCCGGTTTGCCGTTGTCGGTCATTTTTGGTCAAGTGCCTGCAACCTGGGCAGAATCATCTAATTTAAATGAAAAGGAAGTTGTTAAAGCAGCCATCGTCGGAATGATCATCCGATTTGCAACTGCTTGGGCACTAGCAATTATCTTAACGCCATTCCTGGTGAATTAAATGAAGGAAAAATTTATAATTAGAGGGAAAAGGATTGTCACAGTAAGTCAATTAGGGACAGTAGAAAATGGCGCTGTCGTTGTCGAAGACGGAAAAATCATTGATGTAGGCACTTGGGATAACCTGAAGAAACAATATCCTGCTATAAAGTACATCGATTGCTCGGATTTCGTCATAACGCCTTCGTTAATTGATTGCCACACGCATTTATTGGAATTCGCACCGACCTCACTCTATCCAGATGCGCCCATTAATCACTTCGTCGCGGGAAAAGAACTTCTTTTCGGTGCACTATCATCGGGGATCACTGCGCTTGGTGAACAAATCTGTGGCCATCCACAATGTGATTTTTCGGTGACTGATTATCGAAGAGCGGTTGAAGATATGCCGATTGATATTTCATTTGCTACGACAAGCATTTCAATCGGTTTTGACGAATTAACCCATTTTAGCGCACTGACTCAATCGAAAAGCATAGACAGAAAAACGTTGAATGATTTGTCGTTAGTACGATTGATCGCACAAGCAAGCGATTATCCGGGTGAAAATATATTTATCAACGCAACCCCAGCTAACTTTACTGCGAATGAAGTGCCGAGAGCTGGAGAAATTATTTATTCAATAGAAGAATTGAAGAAAATCGTAGACATTTATCATCAGTCTGGGAAACAAGTAGGCACACATGTCGCCGGCGCCGAAGCCATCGACATGGCATTGGAAGCGGGATTCGATGTTTTACACCATGCGCACGGCATTTCAGACGCCTTAATCGAAAAAGCTTCAGAGCAAAAAGTGAAAGTTGTAGCGACACCAATCGGGGGAACTCACCTCATGCCAAACTCGCCCGAAGATATATTGAAGTTAATGGACAATAAAATTCCTGTATCGATTTCCACGGACGCTTATTTACCGCCATTTCAAGGCGCCACATGGTTGCCTTTTAATGACAGTGAATTAAAAGGACCCAACGTACTCATGTCAATCGCCCAACCAGCCATGCAACTCTTAAAAAAGCACCATTACACCGACAACGAAATTCTAGCTTTACTCACAGCAAATCCCGCACAAATCCTAGGAAAAGAAAAGCAGTTCGGGAAAATAGAAATAGGAATGGATGCAAATTTTTTAGTAGCAGAAGGAATCCCAGGCCTAGAAATTACCGACGTTAAGAAGATCAAGAAAGTGTTCTATAAGGGGCGGCAAGTCGTGAATCGGCTTAAAATTTTTTAGGTACCTGTGCAAGACACTATTCAGATTATACACTACAATTGCATAAAGCGAAAAGGGGATATCGACTATATAACACTTTGTCGATATCCCCTTGATTATTTATCCATAGTCGTGAATTGTCATAATTGCACCGTGCACAGGTACCTCCAAAGGGTACCCCAAAGCAGTTACCTCCGACATTACATTACAAGATAAATTCCATTTCTTCTTCTGCAATATGAAATCCTTTAGACTCTATATGATTTCGTATGTGAAGATCGGAATCGATGGCTGGATTGGAATGATTTAGGTGGGTGAAATAAATCTCAGTCTGTCCCACTAAGCCTTGCAACCTATCCATCGTTTCGACGATAAGTGGATGTGGAATTTCACGATAGTCACGACCGATTTTCTCAAGATCCGACGTTGAATGAAACGTGCCGTCGAGTAAACAAATGTCGGCCTCTT
This genomic window from Sporosarcina sp. Marseille-Q4063 contains:
- a CDS encoding EAL domain-containing protein, translated to MKEPYFITASKKMCQEAGMDPNEVSRPKKFLSAEAFEDRRKSYNEILSVVSFFSNKLLDSLKGTPILVVVSDAEGYLLDIDGDASIKSMIEQFGIKNGSLFTHEDTGTNVISLALQQKHPISIIGDQHYHSFLHGIACYGTTFYITDENKMLGSVCIMMPIQFQNPLFLTMLSQSIDSIERELLLRKQNRKLDVLNQIMLSRTRNGIVITDEFGITTEFNELAQKISNTTRDSVIGRNIRTSPLTGDYFKEVLEQGKIFNNEELKFEDESGNLVVCLFDAQPIYEGNKMIGAFGQFRDISERYLLQEQYNYLAYHDELTKLPNRRYIKKEIETIIQELHSGESRTLALLYIDLDRFKIINDNFNHSYGDYLLTEVSKRLSTCLGEKDILARMGGDEFIFLLKDFEGADYVEMKAEAILNLFDQPFLIKNKEIHTTASIGVAVYPDYPISYEKLMVYADNAMYQAKLQGKNRYVVHTSELLIDMRDEYSLEIDLGRALENNEFVLHYQPQVHNLTGELVGFEALIRWEHPVHGLLLPGKFIKLAEENGSITQIGEWVINEACSQNKKWQEAGMPPLKMSVNLSTQQFLTTNLITFMEEVLERTNLDPECFVVEITEYMAMEYDYSIRVLKKLKALGIGISIDDFGTGYSSLNYLKNFPIDSIKIDKSFIDELMNDQNGAFIVKAIITLAHNLHKEVIAEGVETIEQLNFLKEHKCDISQGFYFSEACSADEIEKRYLG
- a CDS encoding thiamine pyrophosphate-binding protein → MKTASSILVENFKHWGVHHIFGIPGKAISPILFELLNQDLEFVLSKHEAAAGFEATGYALMNERIGVAVGTSGPGGTNLITAAGQAKASNIPLLIITGHPSMKDTGKPLGQDSSIFGTDLVAMFKSVTKFSAGVERGDMLQPFLQHALEIAVTGVKGPVHLSIPFDVLLEEIESFQIDLPVSHEMISPKTAEVIEKLNVANRPLLFLGKGVHSSKAYEEVQHLAEYWNIPVITTPGGKGTFPSNHKLSLGAFGLGGTPEATAYFEEQVDLLLVIGSRLSDMSTAGLSVDMHPDHVIHFDYDPTYIGKAIQVPTTPVLGDIKSNLTEMLKDIPETDSESFLSQPEKKLLQINQPGEPMSAVQVLRAMRNALPDDAIIFGDDGSHSFYGIKYFDIHKPGTFYFDDIFGAMGNGIGYSIGAQLAAPEKTIVCLVGDGCMFMHGTEISTAYNYDSPVLFIVLNNGRLDMVEKGMQKMIGTSIGGIYETPLDAAKFAESMGLEAYTCYNPNDLVDSIEEALHKIEETNKPILIEAIVDEHEIPPTMGRQ
- a CDS encoding carboxymuconolactone decarboxylase family protein: MEKNERYAAGLKVMEELFSEEVRGGMGQMKEVSPDLWELIVSFGFGDLYARNTLSLSQREIITLTTLITQGAFEQLKVHLQAALNVGLSKEEITEIIIHCAGYVGFPKAVQAMGIADEIFKENEKASEN
- a CDS encoding amidohydrolase family protein, with protein sequence MKEKFIIRGKRIVTVSQLGTVENGAVVVEDGKIIDVGTWDNLKKQYPAIKYIDCSDFVITPSLIDCHTHLLEFAPTSLYPDAPINHFVAGKELLFGALSSGITALGEQICGHPQCDFSVTDYRRAVEDMPIDISFATTSISIGFDELTHFSALTQSKSIDRKTLNDLSLVRLIAQASDYPGENIFINATPANFTANEVPRAGEIIYSIEELKKIVDIYHQSGKQVGTHVAGAEAIDMALEAGFDVLHHAHGISDALIEKASEQKVKVVATPIGGTHLMPNSPEDILKLMDNKIPVSISTDAYLPPFQGATWLPFNDSELKGPNVLMSIAQPAMQLLKKHHYTDNEILALLTANPAQILGKEKQFGKIEIGMDANFLVAEGIPGLEITDVKKIKKVFYKGRQVVNRLKIF